The following are from one region of the Paraglaciecola sp. L1A13 genome:
- a CDS encoding dicarboxylate/amino acid:cation symporter → MSLTNRILIAMLVGILVGTLLNLILGSTGISEGIRSFLHVYIVDGVLDVIGRMFVSSLKLLVVPLVLVSLICGSSSLGDSVRMGPIAGKSMGLYLLTTALAIGSALLVAVLVGPGENINGASGTNFTTTPTPPFMNILVNIVPSNPIAAMAEGNMLQIIVFALLFGYAISHAGESGQRIANFFRDLEQVIMRLVMVLMALAPYGIFALLASLFSKLGFAVILDLAAYFFTVLGVLIFHAVVTYSLLLKVLSGLSPWPLLKKMRSAWAFAFSTASSGATLPITLETAEHRLGVHKEVAGFVVPLGATINMDGTAIMQGVATVFIAQVYGVDMTMTDYVTVIFTATLASIGTAGAPGVGLIMLSMVLTQVGLPVEGIALIIGVDRLLDMVRTSVNVTGDAMVSVLVGKSEGKLDKGVYLDPHADI, encoded by the coding sequence ATGAGTTTAACCAATCGTATTTTGATAGCTATGTTGGTCGGCATTTTGGTCGGAACACTGCTAAATCTGATCCTCGGTAGCACTGGAATTTCCGAAGGCATCCGTAGTTTTTTACACGTTTACATTGTTGACGGTGTGCTCGATGTCATCGGCCGTATGTTTGTGTCATCGCTCAAATTACTGGTGGTGCCTTTGGTGTTGGTATCTCTCATCTGTGGTTCCAGTTCTCTCGGTGACAGCGTTCGAATGGGACCTATTGCCGGTAAGTCGATGGGGTTGTATCTACTGACCACAGCGCTTGCAATTGGGAGTGCACTCCTGGTGGCAGTGCTGGTCGGCCCTGGAGAAAATATCAATGGTGCCAGTGGTACAAATTTCACTACAACGCCAACGCCACCGTTTATGAATATATTGGTGAATATCGTGCCTTCCAATCCGATTGCAGCGATGGCTGAAGGTAACATGCTGCAGATCATTGTCTTTGCACTTTTATTTGGCTACGCCATCTCTCATGCGGGCGAGTCAGGCCAGCGAATCGCAAATTTCTTTCGGGACCTTGAGCAGGTCATTATGCGCTTGGTGATGGTCTTAATGGCGCTGGCGCCCTACGGAATCTTTGCGTTGCTGGCGTCGCTATTTTCCAAGTTAGGCTTTGCCGTGATTCTGGACTTGGCTGCGTATTTTTTTACAGTGCTCGGAGTGCTTATTTTTCATGCGGTAGTCACTTATAGCCTGCTGCTAAAGGTGTTGTCAGGTTTGTCGCCATGGCCATTGTTGAAAAAAATGCGGTCGGCGTGGGCGTTCGCGTTTAGTACGGCATCTTCCGGTGCCACCTTGCCGATTACCCTGGAAACCGCGGAGCATCGACTGGGCGTTCATAAAGAGGTTGCGGGCTTTGTAGTTCCTCTTGGAGCCACCATCAACATGGATGGAACTGCGATTATGCAGGGGGTAGCCACGGTTTTTATTGCACAGGTGTACGGGGTAGACATGACCATGACGGATTACGTCACAGTTATCTTCACCGCAACCCTAGCGTCTATTGGTACCGCCGGTGCTCCAGGAGTTGGCTTGATTATGCTTTCAATGGTGTTGACTCAAGTTGGTTTACCGGTCGAAGGCATTGCCCTCATTATCGGGGTGGATCGTCTACTGGATATGGTGCGTACTTCAGTCAACGTAACGGGTGACGCCATGGTGTCCGTTTTGGTGGGCAAAAGCGAGGGTAAGCTCGATAAGGGCGTCTATCTCGATCCCCATGCAGATATATAG
- a CDS encoding LysR substrate-binding domain-containing protein — protein sequence MRKQMERVFDELRDLQRLASNIARAENYILRVVSTPTLGNSVVPSSIIHVRRKLGRVNIELSTQHSNEMLRSLVLREADIGITLQETLHPDLVCEAVYSTELVLIAADGTWDSAEISRPLSLNSLGGVATIGIATDDNLGRQIDSILNQIEPAPEISTWVQTYWIARELVSGGEGVALVDAFTALSGGPSIQVRHLAQALPVTLYAVYRVDGAQDVVRRAIQDAVETTAANLIRSWHTGACECGLT from the coding sequence ATGCGCAAGCAAATGGAGCGGGTATTCGATGAGTTGCGTGATCTACAGCGCCTGGCATCGAATATCGCTCGCGCTGAAAATTATATTTTGAGGGTTGTCAGTACGCCGACGCTGGGCAATTCGGTCGTTCCTAGTTCGATCATTCATGTACGTCGCAAACTGGGCCGGGTCAATATCGAATTATCAACCCAGCACTCTAATGAAATGTTGCGTTCTCTGGTTCTGCGTGAGGCTGATATCGGTATCACTTTACAAGAGACTCTGCATCCAGACCTAGTTTGTGAAGCTGTTTACAGCACTGAGCTTGTGCTTATCGCTGCCGACGGTACTTGGGATAGTGCAGAAATATCGCGGCCATTAAGTCTGAATTCTTTGGGCGGCGTTGCGACTATCGGTATTGCTACCGACGATAATCTGGGGCGTCAGATTGATTCTATCCTCAATCAAATAGAACCGGCCCCTGAAATTTCAACTTGGGTCCAGACGTATTGGATCGCTCGGGAATTAGTAAGTGGTGGGGAGGGCGTAGCTCTTGTGGACGCTTTCACAGCCTTATCTGGCGGGCCCTCTATTCAGGTTCGGCATCTGGCACAAGCTCTCCCTGTCACTTTGTATGCCGTCTACCGTGTTGATGGAGCACAAGATGTAGTTCGCCGGGCCATTCAAGACGCAGTTGAAACTACCGCCGCTAATCTGATTCGTTCATGGCATACGGGGGCTTGTGAGTGTGGCTTAACCTAG